A portion of the Punica granatum isolate Tunisia-2019 chromosome 7, ASM765513v2, whole genome shotgun sequence genome contains these proteins:
- the LOC116214867 gene encoding putative F-box/FBD/LRR-repeat protein At5g44950 — MDDDRISSLPEHVKHHILSFIPDIKEVARTSSLSKSWLRTWRSFQITDFKPWLIIPREAILDIIKTGQGNEYSERFVRLVDDALTRSRDGMPRLRLYVTFDMIPHVERWVDLALDYRVEELIVEILHNYLDKYQCPVPARVFSANFIKSLTLDGGIKVDGISAVRLPSLRSLQLWSANINEEMFRRLIGGCPVLEDLSVFCCYPLSEIEVSNLNYLKRARLGTGLPDFKFVRIKAPGLERFEFWYNAAVEQSAGLVVEVLCRTLTCLKLTSIHKSDEWFCHFLSKFPLLESLTLDGFGSLKRIRISNPLLKKISIESCYHLEDLRIDTPKLLSFYYNIYYGLGDRTLPFIWTENTPYSSAVGFRISFSWDPPELWLEGLQKFLTGWSATFRCLESTVCLCESGERIEEDKKNLASAAPGIQYMNFTSKASQSINFLILDCLFRTCQPRSVVLRVPYPLVKLICEAFAAKVGYPDYPDCCSGAGGFFCFCHRLKDAKIEWVEGYHHGGPLDWSTMCSLLRIEVWIRAEWWD, encoded by the exons ATGGATGACGATAGAATCTCGAGCTTGCCCGAGCATGTGAAGCATCATATCCTCTCTTTCATACCGGACATCAAGGAAGTAGCTAGGACCAGTTCGCTGTCGAAGTCGTGGCTACGGACGTGGCGATCGTTCCAGATCACCGACTTCAAACCATGGCTCATCATACCCCGCGAGGCCATCCTCGACATCATCAAGACCGGGCAGGGGAACGAGTACAGCGAGAGATTCGTCAGGTTAGTCGACGACGCCCTTACGAGGTCCCGAGATGGGATGCCGCGGTTGCGACTCTACGTGACCTTTGACATGATTCCTCACGTCGAGAGATGGGTTGATTTGGCTTTAGACTATCGTGTTGAGGAGCTGATCGTAGAGATCCTTCACAATTATCTTGACAAATATCAGTGCCCTGTTCCCGCAAGGGTTTTCTCTGCTAACTTCATCAAATCCTTAACATTGGATGGGGGGATAAAGGTTGATGGGATTAGCGCAGTGCGTCTGCCTTCTCTGCGGTCGCTCCAATTGTGGTCTGCCAATATTAACGAAGAGATGTTTCGGAGACTCATCGGGGGCTGCCCTGTACTTGAAGATCTTAGTGTATTCTGCTGCTATCCCTTGTCCGAGATCGAAGTCTCGAATCTCAATTACCTCAAGAGAGCGAGGTTGGGTACTGGCCTCCCTGATTTTAAGTTTGTAAGAATTAAAGCACCGGGATTGGAAAGGTTCGAGTTTTGGTACAATGCTGCAGTCGAACAGTCCGCCGGTCTGGTAGTTGAGGTACTATGTCGGACCCTTACTTGCTTAAAATTAACGAGCATCCACAAGAGTGACGAGTGGTTCTGTCATTTCCTTTCCAAATTCCCTCTGCTAGAAAGCTTGACGCTTGATGGATTCGGATCATTGAAACGAATCAGGATCTCAAATCCACTCTTGAAGAAGATCTCAATAGAGAGTTGCTATCACTTGGAGGACCTCAGGATTGATACCCCAAAATTGTTGTCTTTCTATTACAATATCTACTACGGTCTAGGCGACAGGACACTCCCCTTCATATGGACGGAGAATACTCCTTATAGTTCTGCCGTCGGATTCAGAATTTCTTTCAGCTGGGATCCTCCTGAGCTGTGGTTGGAGGGGCTCCAGAAATTCCTCACTGGATGGTCTGCCACATTTAGATGCCTTGAATCAACCGTGTGTCTCTGCGAG AGTGGCGAAAGGATTGAAGAAGATAAGAAGAACTTGGCTTCAGCAGCACCCGGGATACAATATATGAATTTCACGTCTAAGGCATCCCAGTCTATCAATTTCCTTATTCTGGATTGCTTGTTTCGGACTTGCCAACCTAGAAGTGTTGTTCTCAGAGTGCCATATCCTTTAGTAAAG TTAATCTGCGAGGCATTCGCAGCCAAGGTGGGGTATCCTGACTATCCTGATTGCTGTTCTGGTGCTGGTgggtttttttgtttttgtcacCGACTTAAAGACGCAAAGATTGAATGGGTTGAGGGGTACCACCATGGTGGACCTTTAGACTGGAGCACTATGTGCAGTCTGCTGCGCATTGAAGTTTGGATTCGAGCGGAGTGGTGGGATTAG